From the Carya illinoinensis cultivar Pawnee chromosome 4, C.illinoinensisPawnee_v1, whole genome shotgun sequence genome, one window contains:
- the LOC122308410 gene encoding probable prolyl 4-hydroxylase 7, which translates to MESPHFLLISLCFLFLLPHLSHSAPHLRGLLADTKTHESVLRLKKPSFSSFDPTRVTQLSWRPRSFIYKGFLTHEECDHLMKLARDKLQKSMVADNESGKSVMSEVRTSSGMFLQKAQDEIVADIEARIAAWTFLPAENGESIQILHYEHGEKYEPHFDYFHDKANQKLGGHRVATVLMYLSDVEKGGETIFPNSEARMSQPKDDGWSDCAKKGYAVKPIKGDALLFFSLHPDATTDTNSLHGSCPVIEGEKWSATKWIHVRSFDKPARDPDNGDCVDEDENCPIWAKSGECEKNPLYMVGSEHSNGNCRKSCKVCSS; encoded by the exons ATGGAGTCTCCACATTTTCTCCTgatctctctctgttttctaTTCCTTCTACCTCATCTCTCTCATTCAGCTCCTCATTTACGCGGATTGCTCGCAGACACGAAAAC GCATGAGTCGGTGCTGAGATTGAAGAaaccttctttctcttcttttgatCCCACTCGTGTCACTCAGCTGTCATGGCGTcccag GTCTTTCATTTATAAGGGATTTCTGACTCATGAAGAGTGCGACCACCTTATGAAACTC GCTAGGGATAAGCTGCAGAAATCGATGGTGGCGGATAACGAGTCTGGTAAGAGCGTAATGAGCGAGGTCCGAACGAGCTCGGGCATGTTTCTTCAGAAAGCTCAG GATGAAATAGTCGCAGATATTGAGGCCAGGATTGCTGCATGGACCTTCCTTCCAGCAG AAAATGGGGAGTCCATTCAAATATTGCACTACGAGCATGGTGAGAAATATGAACCACATTTTGATTATTTTCACGACAAGGCTAATCAAAAACTGGGTGGCCACAGGGTTGCCACTGTATTGATGTATTTGTCTGATGTTGAGAAGGGTGGGGAGACAATCTTTCCTAATTCAGAG GCAAGGATGTCTCAACCAAAGGACGATGGCTGGTCTGATTGTGCTAAAAAAGGCTATGCAG TGAAACCCATAAAGGGTGATGCCTTGCTATTCTTCAGTCTTCATCCTGATGCAACTACAGATACCAACAGCTTGCATGGGAGCTGCCCTGTTATTGAGGGTGAGAAGTGGTCTGCAACCAAGTGGATTCACGTGCGATCCTTTGATAAACCAGCGAGGGACCCCGACAATGGGGATTGCGTTGATGAGGATGAGAACTGCCCTATATGGGCCAAGTCTGGTGAGTGTGAAAAGAACCCTCTTTACATGGTGGGTTCTGAGCACTCTAACGGAAATTGCAGGAAGAGTTGCAAGGTTTGCTCATCCTAG
- the LOC122306929 gene encoding serine/threonine-protein kinase D6PKL2 has protein sequence MEKPAQSSENNDAKSLAGNLQDISLNTSVSISLCSSTVSGSDNSVSSSNMSNASTVEALKNAESLVDYEENGTSSLSCASKYNSFDANESSFRSFCSSKPHKGNDIRWDAIQYIKAKDGDLGLGNFRLLKKLGCGDIGSVYLAQLRGLGCLFAMKVMDKGMLAGRKKLVRAQTERDILGLLDHPFLPTLYSHFETDKFSCLLMEFCSGGDIHTLRQRQPGKHFTEQAARFYASEVLLALEYLHMMGVVYRDLKPENVLVREDGHIMLSDFDLSLRCCVSPTLVQSSTEPSCRISAYCIQPSCIDPTCKLPVCVEPSCFKPRFLSSKISKGRSEKIANADSLPVLIAEPTSARSTSFVGTHEYLAPEIIRGDGHGSAVDWWTYGIFLHELLHGRTPFKGNGNRETLFNVVGQPLKFPDGSCISFAAKDLIRGLLVKDPRKRLGFKRGATEIKHHPFFQSINWALIRSTYPPEIPKPVDLAFFSHTLKTSMPPNDKGATDSDRSSGPYLDFEFF, from the exons ATGGAAAAACCAGCCCAGAGTAGTGAAAACAATGATGCCAAATCCCTCGCTGGCAACCTCCAAGACATAAGTTTGAATACTAGTGTTAGCATCAGTCTTTGTAGCAGCACGGTTTCTGGGTCTGATAACAGTGTGAGTAGCAGCAATATGAGCAATGCCAGCACTGTTGAGGCTCTGAAGAATGCTGAATCCTTAGTGGACTACGAGGAAAATGGCACAAGCAGTTTAAGTTGCGCTAGCAAATATAACAGCTTCGATGCAAACGAATCCAGCTTTCGGAGCTTTTGCTCGTCGAAGCCTCACAAGGGCAACGATATACGATGGGATGCCATACAATACATAAAGGCGAAAGATGGGGACTTGGGGCTGGGAAATTTCAGGCTATTGAAGAAGCTTGGTTGTGGGGATATAGGGAGTGTGTATTTGGCCCAGTTAAGAGGACTGGGTTGTTTGTTTGCCATGAAGGTGATGGATAAGGGCATGCTGGCTGGAAGGAAGAAGCTGGTGAGAGCTCAGACTGAGAGGGACATATTGGGTTTGTTGGACCACCCGTTCCTTCCTACCCTTTACTCGCATTTCGAGACCGACAAgttttcttgcctgttaatggAGTTTTGCAGTGGTGGGGATATTCACACCCTTCGGCAGCGCCAGCCCGGCAAGCACTTTACGGAGCAGGCAGCCAG ATTTTATGCTTCTGAAGTTCTTCTTGCGCTAGAGTATCTACACATGATGGGAGTGGTGTACAGAGACTTAAAGCCTGAGAATGTATTGGTGAGGGAGGATGGCCATATCATGCTCTCTGATTTTGACCTATCATTGAGATGCTGTGTGAGTCCCACACTCGTTCAGTCCAGTACAGAACCATCCTGCCGGATATCTGCTTACTGTATTCAGCCGTCATGTATTGATCCAACCTGCAAATTACCCGTTTGTGTGGAGCCTTCTTGCTTTAAGCCTCGTTTTCTCAGTTCCAAAATAAGCAAGGGGAGGAGTGAAAAAATAGCAAATGCAGATTCCCTCCCTGTTCTAATTGCAGAACCAACTAGCGCCCGCTCTACATCATTTGTTGGAACCCACGAATATTTAGCTCCCGAGATAATAAGAGGGGATGGTCATGGGAGTGCTGTTGATTGGTGGACATATGGTATTTTCTTGCACGAGTTGCTCCATGGGAGGACACCGTTTAAAGGCAATGGAAACCGAGAGACATTATTCAATGTTGTTGGTCAGCCCCTAAAATTTCCTGACGGATCTTGTATCAGCTTTGCAGCAAAGGATTTGATCCGGGGCCTGCTTGTAAAGGATCCACGAAAGAGACTAGGATTCAAAAGAGGTGCCACTGAGATCAAACATCATCCCTTCTTTCAAAGTATTAATTGGGCTCTCATTCGGAGTACTTACCCTCCAGAAATTCCAAAACCCGTTGATCTTGCATTTTTTAGCCACACATTGAAGACATCGATGCCTCCAAATGACAAAGGTGCTACTGACTCGGATAGGTCATCAGGTCCTTActtagattttgaatttttttaa